Below is a genomic region from Bacillus mycoides.
TGCAAAGCAAAGATATTCAAGCAAGAGGCGAAAGGCATAATTATGAAGTCATCCATAGAGATCACTGGGTTTCATTTTAAGAAAAGAGAGCACTCAAATTTTAATGGGCAGGAAAGATTTAGATACTGGTGTTAAATAGTTCTCAAATAAAAACTGATTAACCTTAAAAAGGAGGAAATAAAAATGAATGAAGTGTTGGCAAAGGGGAAAAAGGCGAAAGAGGTTGCTAGAGAACTTGTGCTTAAATCTACAGATCAAAAAAATGAAGCACTTGCCGTAATTGCTGATCAGCTGATATTAGAAACAGCTTATATTTTAGAGGAAAACAAACGGGATATTGAAGAAGGGAAGACAAAAGGATTTTCTGAGTCACTCCTTGATCGTCTTATGCTGAATGAACAGCGTATCATTGATGTGACTGAAGGTATTAAGCAACTAATTGATTTACGTGATCCTGTTGGAGAGCGTGTTAGTGCATGGGAACGACCAAATGGATTATCTATTCAGGAGATGCGCGTACCACTTGGTGTTGTCGGAATGATTTACGAGGCAAGGCCGAATGTGACAGTGGATGCTGCTACAATTTGCTTAAAAACGGGAAACGCAGTAATACTACGTGGTAGTTCTTCTGCTATTCATTCTAACAAAGCCATCGTTAGCGTTATTCACAGGGCGCTCAAACAAACAAGCTTGCCTTCAGAAAGTGTGCAGCTCATAGAAGATACAACGCGCGATAGTGCAAAGCAGTTGTTTACATTGAATGAGTACTTGGATGTTCTTATCCCAAGAGGTGGCAAACAATTAATTGATACTGTAGTGAGAGAAGC
It encodes:
- a CDS encoding glutamate-5-semialdehyde dehydrogenase; its protein translation is MNEVLAKGKKAKEVARELVLKSTDQKNEALAVIADQLILETAYILEENKRDIEEGKTKGFSESLLDRLMLNEQRIIDVTEGIKQLIDLRDPVGERVSAWERPNGLSIQEMRVPLGVVGMIYEARPNVTVDAATICLKTGNAVILRGSSSAIHSNKAIVSVIHRALKQTSLPSESVQLIEDTTRDSAKQLFTLNEYLDVLIPRGGKQLIDTVVREASVPVLETGAGNCHIFIDETADKQMAFNIIINAKTQRPSVCNAIETIILHENWAQQFGSELFSSLKERGVELRGDNKALAIDSSIALASEEDWETEFLSLTLAVKVVSTTEEAIHHINTYGSMHSEAIITENEENVSKFFTSVDAAALYHNASTRFTDGSEFGFGAEIGISTQKLHVRGPMGLPALTSTKYVIRGNGQIRG